One segment of Pseudomonas asgharzadehiana DNA contains the following:
- a CDS encoding PLP-dependent cysteine synthase family protein, with protein MLHNSILDAIGHTPIVRLAQFSEDLGIEVYAKLESLNPGGSHKARIALGMILDAERRGVLIRDAGQTIIEPSGGNTGIGLVMAGNVLGYKVVLVIPDNYSPEKQKLLRLYGAKVVLSDSRLGNNSHGEKCMELQLENPSYVMLNQQRNGANPQTHRDTTAPEILRAFGDRHVDYFISGIGTGGHITGIGETLKAAWPGLRVMGVEPEECDLLKNQHAPHHIQGLSIGLIPSILNLDVIDGMLKVSRQDCLDMMKRIMRTDAISLGLSSAANMVAIARLAPELPPETVVLTMVYDNADSYLPNFE; from the coding sequence ATGCTGCATAACTCAATTCTCGACGCCATCGGCCATACGCCGATCGTGCGCCTGGCGCAGTTTTCCGAAGACCTCGGTATCGAGGTCTACGCCAAACTGGAATCCCTGAACCCCGGCGGCAGCCACAAGGCGCGCATCGCCCTGGGCATGATCCTCGACGCCGAACGCCGCGGCGTGCTGATCCGTGATGCCGGGCAAACCATTATCGAGCCCAGCGGCGGCAATACCGGCATTGGTCTGGTAATGGCCGGCAATGTGCTGGGCTACAAGGTGGTGCTGGTGATTCCCGACAACTACAGCCCCGAAAAACAGAAGCTACTGCGCCTGTACGGGGCCAAGGTGGTGCTGTCGGACAGCCGTCTCGGTAACAACTCCCACGGTGAAAAGTGCATGGAACTGCAGCTGGAAAACCCCAGCTACGTGATGCTCAACCAGCAACGCAACGGCGCCAACCCGCAGACCCACCGCGACACCACCGCACCGGAAATCCTGCGCGCCTTTGGTGACCGTCACGTGGATTACTTCATCAGCGGCATCGGCACCGGCGGCCATATCACCGGCATCGGCGAAACCCTCAAAGCCGCCTGGCCCGGGCTTCGCGTAATGGGCGTGGAACCTGAGGAATGTGACCTGCTGAAAAACCAGCACGCGCCGCATCATATCCAAGGCCTGTCGATTGGCCTGATCCCGAGCATCCTCAACCTCGATGTCATCGACGGCATGCTCAAGGTCTCGCGCCAGGACTGCCTCGACATGATGAAACGCATCATGCGCACCGACGCCATCAGCCTGGGACTGTCCTCCGCCGCCAACATGGTGGCCATCGCCAGGCTCGCCCCCGAACTACCGCCCGAAACGGTGGTGTTGACCATGGTCTACGACAATGCCGACAGCTACCTGCCCAACTTCGAATAA